Proteins from one Chroococcidiopsis sp. CCMEE 29 genomic window:
- the nrtS gene encoding nitrate/nitrite transporter NrtS, producing the protein MKALKEYLSSLFNKEFIPTGLKTAIFVGSLLFLINHGAAFFRGEMNFERWTSVCITYLMPYLVNVHGQQAYRRKLLRQHRHRQEAN; encoded by the coding sequence ATGAAGGCACTCAAAGAATATTTGAGTAGTTTATTCAATAAAGAATTCATCCCCACTGGGTTAAAGACTGCTATATTTGTGGGTTCTCTCTTGTTTTTAATTAATCACGGGGCTGCATTCTTCCGAGGAGAGATGAATTTTGAGCGCTGGACTTCTGTATGCATTACTTACCTGATGCCTTATCTTGTCAATGTTCACGGTCAACAAGCTTATCGTCGTAAGCTATTACGTCAACATCGACATAGACAAGAGGCAAATTAA
- the rdgB gene encoding RdgB/HAM1 family non-canonical purine NTP pyrophosphatase: MNPKSKIQNPKLLVVATGNPGKLREMQAYLADFGWELTLKPADLEVEETGSTFAANAWLKASQVAKATGNWAIADDSGLQVDALDGVPGVYSARYGKTDAERISRLLEELGDEPNRQAQFVCAVAIASPDGVIVLQTEGICRGEILHTPRGAGGFGYDPIFYVPAYKMTFAEMTPELKREISHRGQAFQRLLPQLAILDFRF; the protein is encoded by the coding sequence ATGAATCCAAAATCCAAAATCCAAAATCCAAAATTGCTGGTGGTTGCCACTGGTAATCCAGGTAAGCTAAGAGAAATGCAGGCTTACTTAGCTGATTTTGGCTGGGAATTAACTCTTAAGCCAGCAGACCTGGAAGTAGAGGAAACCGGAAGCACGTTTGCTGCCAATGCTTGGCTCAAAGCGTCTCAAGTAGCAAAAGCAACAGGAAACTGGGCGATCGCCGATGATTCTGGTTTACAAGTTGATGCCCTCGATGGTGTTCCTGGCGTTTACTCAGCTCGTTATGGCAAAACTGATGCTGAGCGGATTTCACGGTTGTTGGAAGAACTAGGTGACGAACCGAACCGACAAGCTCAATTCGTCTGTGCAGTAGCGATCGCCAGTCCCGATGGAGTTATCGTCCTTCAAACAGAGGGAATCTGTCGCGGCGAAATTCTCCACACGCCACGAGGCGCTGGCGGGTTCGGCTACGACCCGATTTTTTATGTCCCAGCTTACAAGATGACCTTTGCAGAAATGACACCAGAACTGAAGCGGGAAATTAGCCATCGCGGTCAAGCCTTCCAAAGGTTACTTCCCCAACTGGCGATTTTAGATTTTAGATTTTAG
- a CDS encoding P-II family nitrogen regulator, which yields MKKVEAIIRPFKLDEVKIALVNAGIVGMTVSEVRGFGRQKGQTERYRGSEYTVEFLQKLKVEIVVEDSQVDMVVDKVIAAARTGEIGDGKIFISPVEQVIRIRTGEKNLEAV from the coding sequence TTGAAAAAGGTTGAAGCAATTATCCGGCCCTTTAAACTAGATGAAGTCAAAATTGCGCTAGTCAACGCTGGCATTGTGGGAATGACCGTTTCTGAAGTCCGAGGATTTGGACGGCAGAAGGGACAAACCGAACGCTATCGCGGTTCTGAGTACACTGTTGAGTTTCTGCAAAAACTCAAAGTTGAAATTGTTGTTGAAGATAGTCAGGTGGACATGGTAGTGGACAAAGTAATCGCCGCTGCCAGGACGGGTGAAATTGGTGATGGCAAAATCTTTATTTCACCAGTTGAGCAAGTAATTCGGATTCGTACCGGCGAAAAGAATCTGGAAGCCGTTTAA
- the thiD gene encoding bifunctional hydroxymethylpyrimidine kinase/phosphomethylpyrimidine kinase, with amino-acid sequence MTTPSVPVALTIAGSDSGGGAGIQADLRTFAFHCVHGTSALTCITAQNTLEVTRVDALPAAAVVAQIQAVIQDIGVQAVKTGMLLNQEIITAVAQQIEALGIDNLVVDPVMVSRTGAQLIDDAAVTTLRDRLIPLAAVVTPNRYEAKLLSGLEIDSLDEMKVAAERIYQTLNAKAVLVKGGGMTGNLRGVDVWFNGHQMETLTTTLVDTNNTHGTGCTLAAAIAANLAHSQEQLTAIRKAKEYVTTALKYALDIGKGPGPVGHFFPLCKERG; translated from the coding sequence GTGACAACACCAAGCGTACCCGTTGCTTTGACAATTGCTGGCTCCGATAGTGGTGGCGGAGCGGGAATTCAAGCAGATTTACGTACTTTTGCTTTCCATTGCGTCCACGGCACTAGCGCTCTAACTTGCATAACGGCACAAAATACCCTAGAAGTAACGCGGGTTGACGCTTTGCCAGCAGCAGCTGTTGTGGCTCAAATTCAGGCAGTGATTCAGGATATTGGTGTACAAGCCGTTAAAACTGGTATGTTGCTTAACCAGGAAATTATCACTGCCGTAGCACAACAAATAGAAGCTTTAGGGATTGATAATCTAGTTGTCGATCCAGTAATGGTATCGCGCACAGGTGCTCAGTTGATTGATGATGCGGCGGTGACAACTCTCCGGGATCGTCTCATTCCTTTGGCAGCTGTGGTAACACCCAACCGTTACGAAGCTAAACTATTGAGTGGCTTAGAGATTGATAGCCTTGATGAAATGAAAGTTGCCGCTGAACGGATTTACCAAACTCTGAATGCTAAGGCTGTGTTAGTTAAAGGGGGAGGAATGACAGGCAACTTGCGCGGTGTTGATGTCTGGTTTAATGGTCACCAGATGGAGACTTTAACCACAACCTTGGTAGATACGAATAACACCCATGGTACAGGTTGTACACTGGCTGCAGCGATCGCCGCAAATCTTGCTCACTCCCAAGAGCAACTGACAGCTATCAGAAAGGCAAAGGAATATGTCACCACGGCACTAAAGTACGCCTTGGATATTGGCAAAGGACCCGGTCCAGTGGGACACTTTTTTCCACTGTGTAAAGAGCGTGGTTGA
- the crtW gene encoding beta-carotene ketolase CrtW, whose product MTTSAQAYSSIKAAQTAKSESTYRGILIAVAIIGIWAISLMFLLSLNISNLPILWMLPAILWQTFLYTGLFITAHDAMHGVVFPNHPRINHFIGKVAVLLYALFSYNKLLKKHWLHHHKPATPLDPDFHDGTHKSFFAWYLNFMKGYWSWTQLIALVVTFHVIHHILHVPENNLLLFWVIPSILSSIQLFYFGSFLPHKEPEGGYNNIHRAQSNSLPIFWSFISCYHFGYHQEHHEYPHVPWWNLPVIYKMQKEVS is encoded by the coding sequence ATGACCACATCTGCTCAAGCCTACTCGTCAATCAAAGCTGCGCAAACTGCAAAAAGTGAAAGTACATATCGAGGAATCTTAATTGCTGTTGCGATTATTGGGATATGGGCGATTAGCCTAATGTTTTTACTCTCACTGAATATCTCTAACCTACCTATTTTATGGATGCTGCCAGCTATACTGTGGCAAACATTCCTTTATACAGGATTATTTATTACTGCTCATGATGCTATGCATGGAGTAGTATTTCCTAACCATCCCAGAATTAATCATTTTATAGGTAAAGTAGCAGTATTATTGTATGCGCTCTTTTCCTACAATAAGTTGCTCAAAAAGCATTGGTTGCACCACCACAAGCCTGCTACCCCACTAGATCCAGACTTCCACGATGGTACACACAAAAGTTTCTTTGCGTGGTATTTAAATTTTATGAAAGGCTACTGGAGCTGGACACAACTTATAGCTTTGGTAGTTACGTTTCATGTTATTCATCACATACTACATGTTCCTGAGAATAACCTGCTCTTATTTTGGGTTATTCCCTCAATTCTAAGCTCGATACAGTTGTTTTATTTTGGCAGTTTTTTACCTCACAAGGAACCAGAAGGAGGCTATAACAATATTCATCGTGCTCAAAGTAATTCCTTACCGATTTTCTGGTCATTTATTAGTTGCTATCATTTTGGCTACCATCAAGAACATCATGAATATCCCCATGTTCCCTGGTGGAATTTACCAGTAATTTACAAAATGCAGAAGGAAGTTTCTTAA
- a CDS encoding DUF1345 domain-containing protein: MNNRPRLLISIAVAGLVYILLPFWLRLPARIIITWNSGTLCFLGLAWLMMNNATPQKMRLRAQAQDEGRLAILSLVVAAACTSLLAIVFMLKDTKGLPTTILTLHVTLAGVTVICSWLLIHTMFALHYAHDYYHGDRSMSPSEVKAGGLDFPNENQPDYWDFLYFSFVIGMACQVSDVQVISRSMRRLALVHSVLTFFFNTIILALSINIIAGLI; this comes from the coding sequence TTGAATAACCGACCCCGACTGCTCATTTCCATCGCGGTTGCTGGGCTGGTATATATACTACTGCCGTTTTGGTTACGCCTGCCAGCCCGCATTATCATCACCTGGAACTCAGGCACACTCTGTTTCTTAGGTTTGGCTTGGTTGATGATGAACAATGCTACTCCCCAAAAGATGCGCCTTAGAGCTCAAGCTCAGGACGAGGGTCGCTTGGCAATCCTAAGCCTTGTGGTAGCTGCAGCCTGTACTAGCCTTTTAGCTATTGTTTTCATGCTAAAAGATACCAAAGGCCTACCTACAACGATACTGACGCTACACGTAACGCTTGCGGGTGTGACTGTGATTTGTTCCTGGTTGCTCATACACACGATGTTTGCTCTGCACTATGCACACGACTACTACCATGGCGATCGCAGCATGAGTCCTAGTGAAGTCAAGGCTGGAGGCTTAGATTTTCCAAATGAAAACCAACCAGATTACTGGGACTTTTTATATTTTTCTTTTGTAATTGGGATGGCATGTCAGGTTTCAGATGTTCAGGTGATATCACGCTCCATGAGACGCTTGGCTCTTGTGCATAGCGTGTTGACCTTTTTTTTCAACACAATAATTCTGGCACTCAGCATTAACATTATTGCAGGGCTGATCTGA